In Gemmatimonadota bacterium, the sequence GGGGTTCTCGGTCTGCCGGGCCAGGATGTCCAGCGACTGCACCAGCGGCAGGCCCGAGTTGATCATCGTGGCGAACTGCCGGGTGAAGATCACGATGTCGCGGGTCCGGATGCCCTTCTTGCCGAAGCTGAGGCTCAGCTGCTTGGGCTGCTCCCGGACGTTCACCACGATCATCTTCTGCTGCTTGATGTGCTTCAGGACGTCGTCGCGGCTGGGCACGTCGAGCGTGCCCTTCATGATCTGGCCCGTGGCGGCGTTCCGCGCGGTGTACTCGAACACTGGCATCCGGAGCTCCTGGTCGGCTTAGCGGCGGCCCGCCGGCTTGGCGGGACCCTTCTGCACGTCGCCCATCTCCTGCTCCTCGAGCGGCGTCTCGCCGCACATCCGCATCAGCTCGTTGGGGTCGCCGGAGGCACGGAGGCACTCCTCCAGCGTCACCTCGCGGCTCATGTAGAGCTGGAACAGCGAGTCGTTCATGGTCTGCATGCCGTGCTTCTTGCCCGACTGCAGCGCCGAGTAGATCTGGTGCACCTTGTCGTCGCGGATCAGCGCCCGGATGGCCGGGGTGCAGACCATGATCTCGCAGGCCATGGCCCGGCCGCGGCCCTTGGCCTTCTGCAGCAGGGTCTGGGTCACCACGCCCTCCAGCACGAACGCCAGCTGGGCGCGGACCTGCTGCTGCTGGTTGGACGGGAAGACGTCGATCATGCGGTTGATCGACTCCGCCGCGGAATTGGTGTGCAGGGTGGCCAGCGCCAGGTGGCCCGTCTCCGCGATGGTGAGGCAGGCGGCCATGGTCTCGAGGTCGCGCAACTCGCCCACCAGGATCACGTCGGGGTCCTCGCGCAGCGCGTACTTGAGCGCGTTGGCGAAGCTCTTGGTGTCGGTCCCGACCTCGCGCTGGTTGATGATGCACTGCTGGTGCCGGTGGATGAACTCGATCGGGTCTTCCACCGTGATGATGTGGCCCTTGCGTTCCTTGTTGATCTTGTCGAGCACCGCCGCCAGCGTGGTGGACTTGCCCGACCCGGTGGGGCCGGTCACCAGGATGAGCCCGCGCGGCTTCTCGGACAGCTTGGCCATCACCGGCGGCAGCCCCAGGTCCTGGAAGGTCCGCACGTTGAACGGGATCATCCGGACCACCATCGCCACGCAGCCACGCTGCTTGAACACGTTGCCGCGGAAGCGGGCCAGGTTCTGGATGCCGAAGCTGAAGTCGAGCTCGTCCTCGGTCTCGAAGCGCTTCTTCTGGTTCTCGGTCAGCACCGAGTAGGCCAGCGCCAGGGTGTCCTTGGGGGTCAGCACGTCCGGGGCGGCGGCGTTGGTGATGTCGCCGTCGATGCGCAGCTTGGCGCGCTCCCCCGCGGTGACGTGCAGGTCGGAGGCGTCCTTCTCGATCATCTCCTCGAGCAGCGCGCGCAGGTTGATCGTCATCCGGCCGTCTCCTTGATGACTTCCTCGAGCGAGGTGACCCCGCGCTCGACCTTCTTCATGCCGTCCATGCGGAGCGTGAGCATGCCGTCCGCGACCGCCTGGTCCCGGATCTCCGCCACGGAGCCGCCCCGGAGGATCAGGCGGCGCAGTTCAGGGGTGAGGGCCATGACCTCGTACAGCCCCGCCCGGCCCTTGTAGCCCGTCCCCCCGCAAGTGTCGCACCCGCGCCCCTTCATGAAGGGGATGTCCTTGTACTGCGCGGGGTTATCCCCCAGCGCCTTGAGCTCCTCGTCGGTGTAGGTGTGCGGCGCCTTGCAGTCCTTGCAGATACGTCGCACGAGCCGCTGCGCCACCACCAGGTTCACCGCCGAGGCCACGTTGAAGGCCTCGATGCCCATGTCGATCATGCGGGTGATGGTCGAGGGAGCGTCGTTGGTGTGCAGGGTGGAGAGCACCAGGTGGCCGGTGAGCGCCGCCTTGATGGCGATGCCGCCGGTCTCCAGGTCGCGGATCTCGCCGATCATGATGATGTTCGGGTCCTGCCGCAGGAACGCCTTCAGCGCCGCCGCGAAGGTCAGCCCGATCTCGTTCCGCACCAGCACCTGGTTGATGCCCATCAGGTTGTACTCGACCGGGTCCTCCGCCGTCATGATGTTGGTCTCGATCGTGTTGACCCGGGACAGGGCGGAGTACAGCGTCGTCGTCTTCCCCGACCCCGTCGGCCCGGTCACCAGCACCATGCCGTAGGGGTTGAGGATGTTCCGCATCAGGTCGTCCTCGGCCTTCTTCTCGAAGCCGAACTTGGACAGGTCCAGCGTCAGGTTGCCCTTGTCCAGGATCCGCATGACGATCTTCTCGCCATAGATGCAGGGCAGGGTCGAGACCCGGAAGTCGATCACCCGGTTGCCCATCTTGAGCTTGAGGCGGCCGTCCTGCGGCACCCGGCGCTCGGCGATGTTGAGCTGGGAGAGGATCTTGATGCGCGAGGTCAGCGCCGCCTTCATCTTGACCGGCGGCTTCATGACCTCCTGCAGCGCGCCGTCGATCCGGTAGCGCACCCGGATCTCGTGCTCGAACGGCTCGATGTGGATGTCCGACGCCCCGCGCTTCACCGCGTCGGTCAGCAGCCCGTTGATCAGCTTGACCACCGGCGCGTCGTTGATCTGCGCCTGGCTCGCCGCCTCGTCTTCCTTCTCCTCCACCACCTCGACGTCGCTGTCCCCGAGCGACTCCATCTCCTTGAGCAGCGTCTGCATCTGCTCGTCGGAGCTCTCGTAGTGCTTCTCGATCAGGTTGCGGAGGGTGTACTCCCCCGCGATCACGGGGAAGAGGTCGTAGCGGGTGATGAACTTGAGGTCGTCGAGCACGCCCGTCTGGGTCGGGTCCGCCATGGCGACGGTGAGCGTGCGCCCCTCGCGCTTCAGCGGCAGCACCACGTGCTTGAGCGCGAAGTCCGAGGGGATCAGCTTGAGCATCTTCGGGTCGACTTCAAACCGCGTGAGATCCACCGCCGGCATCCGGTACTGGCGCGCCAGCACCTTGGTGATCTCCAGTTCCTGGATCAGTCCCAGCTTGACCAGGACGTATCCCAGGCGGTGGCCGGAGGACTTCTGCTCAGCGAGAGCCGCCCCGAGCTGGTCCCGGGTGATCAGCCCTTCACGAATCAGAATATCGCCCAGCCGGTCGTTTCCTCCGGCCGCTGCAGTCGCCATCGCCCCACTGATGCTGGATTGTGAAGTCTGACAACGGTTTACGCCGATTGATCTAAGCTAGGTTGTCGGGGTGAGGTGTCAAGGAGGGTTGGACGGCTCGGCGGCTCGATGGTCCCGCCCTACCGCCCCCCCACCCGCAACCGCGCCCGCACCCGCGCCACCGTGGCCGGCCCCACCCCCGGCACCCGGACCAGGCTGTCCACGGCCGGGAAGGGCCCATGCCGGTCCCGGAAGGCCACGATCTGACCCGCCATGTAGGGCCCGACGAAGGGCAGCCCCTCCAGCTCCGCCACGGTGGCGGCGTTCAGGTCGAGGACCACGGCCTGGCCCGGTGCGGGGGCCGGGGGCGCTGGCGGCGCGCCGACCGGCACCGCCGTCCGGTCCCCACCCCCGACCGGCGCCACGCGCCCGGCGGCCGAGAAGGCCGCGTGCGGGGCGATCGCCGCGAGGAGGCCCGGGCCCACCCCAGAGACCCGATCGAGCCCCTCGAGGCCGCCGAAGGGCCCCCGTCGCTCCCGATCGGCGACGATGGCCCGGGCCAGGCCGGGCCCGACCCGGGGGAGCCGGGCGATCTCCGCCGCCGCCGCCCGGTCCAGGTCGATGCGATCGCCCGCGGCCAGGGGCCGGGCATGAGCCAGGCTCGAGTCCCGGTGGGCCCGGGGGGCTCCCGGGGGACCGCCGCCCTGGAGCAGCAGTTGGCCGGGGGGCACCCCGGGCCGGCCCAGCGCCACCCGGACCCCCTGCCCGAGCAGCGCCAGGCCGAGCAGGAGGAGGACGGCCCGCCGCTCGGGAGACATGGCCTACAGTGCACCACGCGCCGCGGTCCCGGAGGACCGCGGCGACGCGGGGCACGGCGGAAAAACGGGGCGCGGCGGGGGAGCGCCGCTAGTGCCGGCGGATCAGCGCCATGGCCACATCCCCCACCACCTGCAGGCTCTGCGGGCTCACCTTGTCGAGCGAATCCGCGGGGGTGTGCCAGTAGCTGTTGTCGGGGCCGTAGGAGAAGTCCACCACGTCGATGGCCCGGATGCCGGCCTTCTGCAGCTCCACGTGGTCGTCGATCAGCGTGGGACCCTGCCCCGGCGCGTTCACGAACACGGCGCCGTGGCCGACCTCCTTGGCCACCGTCCACACCAGGTCCACCACCTCCGGCGCCCCGAGCACCGACTGGCCCTCGGGCAGCAGCCGGAGGTCCCGGTCGGCCACCAGGTCGAGCAGCACGGCGTACAGCGGCTTGGGGCCCGGCGGCTGGTGCGCGGCGTAGTACCGCGACCCGATCAGCACGTCGTTCGGCTCGGCGTGGAAGTCCGCATAGTCCTCCCCGTCCACGAACAGCAGGTCCACCCCGACCGTGGGCGGCTGCTGCTGGAGCGCGTCGGCCATGCCGAGGAGCACCGCCACGCCGGAGGCGCCGTCGTTGGCGCCGGGGACCGGCGTCCGCGGACCGGTGTAGTTCGGGTTGTCGGACATCGGCCGGGTATCCCAATGCGCCAGGAACAGCACCCGCTCCCGCGCCGCCGGATTGAAGCGGGCCACGAAGTTCACCATCGGCAGGGTGTCGCCCTTCCCGGAGGCGTGGCTCCAGGCCTGCACCACCAGGGTGTCGGCCCGGGTGCGGAGCAGCGAGTCGAGCCACGCGGCGGTGGCGGCGTGGGCGGGCGTGCCGGGAATCCGGTAGCCGAACCCGACCTGGCGCGCGAGGTAGGTGAAGGCCACCTCGCCATTGAACTCGCGGGTGGGCGGCGCGGCGTCGCGGCAGGCGGCGGCCAGGAACAGGACGGGCAGGAAGAGGCGGCGCATGGTCGAGGAAGAAAGAGGGGGGACGGGGAAGGGGGAAGGGGGAAGGGGGAAGGGGGAAGGGGAGACGGGACGCGGAACCTACCACCGAACCACCGAACCGCCGAACCGCCTAGCGATAGTCCCCCGCATACAGCGACAGCTGGAACGTCGCGGCGACCGCCATCTGCGAGAACTTGCGGTCGAGGTGCCGGGCCTCGTTGAGCGAGTAGCTGAACTGGAGCCCGCCGGTCATGATGCGGCCCAGGTCGGTGTCGAAGGTGGCGCGGAACTCCTGCCGCCGGGTGTCGGAGACCGTCCGGCATGCCAGCTGTCCGCTCAGCTGCAGGCAGGAGAGACTCTTGGAGAGGATGCCGGTCAGCTGGGACCGGATGACGCGCCGGGTGCGGCTCAGCGCGCCGGGCAGGGCGAAGGCGTGGCTGAACCCGGCGGTGATGTCGTCCTGGTCCACCCGGGTGCGGTTGCCGCTGGCGAGGTTGCGCTGGGCCACGCTGGCCCAGGTGACCGAGAGGACCATGCCGTTGGTCAGGGTCAGCTGGGCGTCCGGGGTCACGGTGCGGCTGCGCTGCCGGCTCAGGTAGGGGAGTGCGCCGGGGTTGGGCACCGTGGTGGACCCGCGCACCTGGCGGAAGGTGGCGCCGACGCCGACGAGCGCCACCGGGAAGCCGTGGATGGCGCGGGTGAGCCGGAAGGTGCCCTTGGGCCACTCCCGCTGGAACGTCTCGGAGGTGAGGTACCCCTCGGTGGTGCGCTGGAAGCGGTTGGTGCGCGAGCGGGCGTACCCGAGCTGGAAGCTCATGCCGAAGGGCAGCTCGGCGCCGGACTGGAACGTGGTGGTGCGGACTTCGGAGGCGCCGAGGGCGGACTCGCCCTGGGCGCGGAGGAACCGGTCCAGGCCCCCAAGCGCCAGCTGAAAGCCCAGGTCCGGGTCGAAGGCGGCGAGGTCGAAGGTGCCGGTACGGGTGAGCCGGTCGCTGATGTCGAAGGGCCGCAGGCGTCGGGTGGCCCGGGCAACGGCGGAGGAGTCGCCGACGAGACGGCCGAGGAGCCGCCCGTACTCCACCGCGGCGCCGTACTCCCGCTGGCGGGTCTTGTTGAGCGTCTGCGGCAGGATGAAGGCGCCGGCGGTGTCACCATCCTCGCGGATCGGATTGCGGCTGGTGAGGCTCCGGCTCAGCACGAAGCTGCTGGCGGTCTGGTACCGGGGCCTGAGCCAGCTGGTCAGCCGCGGCGCCAGGAGCACCGAGGTGCCGAGCTGGCGGTCCCGTTCCACGCCGACGTCCATCCCGAAGAAGTCGCGCCGCGCCTGCCCGGCCACCCGGCCCAGGCTGGTGCTGTCGCTGTAGCGGCGCAGGTCGCGGGTGCTGGTCAGGTCGCCGGAGAGGGTGAGCATGCCGAGCGGCTGCCAGGTGAGGCCCGCGGAGTTGCGCCAGGTGTGGGTGAGCGAGACGGCGGGGCGCACCAGGCTGTCGAGGCCGCGGCGGACGGGCACGTCGTAGGCCAGCAGGTCGCCCTGGTTGCGCAGCAGGCCGGAGCCCAGCCGGATGCTGCCGGGGGCGAAGTTCACCCTGGGGCGCGCCAGCGCCGCGGCGCCGTCGGTGTGGCGCAGGAAGCCGGGGAGGCGCCGGACGAGGCCCTCCAGGTTGAGCGTGGGCCCGCGCCGCCCCGACTGGAGCAGGTACGCCGCCTGCAGGTTGCGGGTGCTGTTGCTGGCCTGGGAAAGCTCGGTGGTGCTGCGGGCGTCGGCGAAGCTGCCCGTGACGCTGAGCGGGTCCACCAGCCCGCGCACCAGCCAGTGGCGGCCCCGCTGGGTGCGCCGCACCGCAAAGCTGTAGCTGAGCGACCAGCTCTCGGGCGTGCGCAGCCGGGCCAGGTCCTTGCCCTGGATGTCGGTGCCGGTGAGCAGTTCGGGCGCCACGGAGGAGCGGGCGTAGTTCACCTGGATCGGCAGCACGATGCCGAGGCTGGTCGGGAGGAAGCGCTCCACCCGGAGCCCGGTGGCCAGCTGCAGCGTCCCGGTGGTGCGGTACGAGGGATCCTGCCCGATCTGCTGGAAGAAGCCGTCCTGCCGCACGTAGCCGATGCTGAGGTCGCCCACGTCGGAGGCCACCAGCCGCGCGTCGAGGGCCAGCGCCGACCCGACCCGGGCGATCGGCTCCGTCAGGCGGAGGTCGTCCACCCACACCTCGGCGCTGTCGGTCGGGTCGTTCCCGGCGCGCCGGTAGATGCCGGCGGCGATCTCCTGCACCTCGGCCAGGTTGGGCGGATTGACCGCCGGGTCCTCGATATGGGCCAGGTACGGGCCGTCGCACAGCACGTAGGCCACCGAGACGGTGTCGCCGCCGCAGGCGACGCGGGCCGCGCTGTCGGCCGGGAGTCCCTGCAGCCGGCGGGACTCGATCTGCGCCCGCAGCTCGCGCCACTTGTCCAGGCGCACCCGGAGCTCGGGCTCCCAGGTGGCGGTCGCCGCGTTGGCCGAGAACTGGTAGAAGTTGCGGCTGTCGCTGCCGGCGCGGATGAACACCTCGAAGTCGCGGGTGTCCCAGCCCGACCCCCGGCCCCGCGCCCAGGCCCGGAGCTCCCGGTAGCGCAGCAGGTTCTGCGGCCCGCTCGGAAAGCGGAAGTAGGCCTCGGCGCGCTGGCCGGGGAGGATCTCCCGCGCGAGCACCCGCAGGGAGCGCTCGTTCACCTGGCTGCCGAACTCCCCCTTGCCGCCGCCCTTCTTGTCGAGCCCGCCGCGGACGCCGGGGGGCGAGCTGTAGCCCAGCTCGATGTTCTCGGTGGAGACGGTGGAGGAGACCACCTCGCCATTGCCCGGGGCGTCGGTGGCGCCGGCGAGGCTCTGCACCGGCTTCTCCGAGCGACGCACCCAGGGCGAGCCGAGGAAGCGCATGCGCCCCAGCGCCCAGAAGGTCCGGACGTCGGGACCACCTTGGTCGGGCGCGGCCACGGCGGTGATGCGCAGGTGCTTGATGAGACGGATGTTCGGGGCGCCGAGTCGGTACTCCTCGGTGCGGAGCGGCAGCCGGTACAGCTCCCACTGGCCGGAGTCGGCCGCGATCGCGCCGGTGCGCACGAAGTAGGGGCTGCCCTGCAGGTCGACCACCCAGCGCAGGACGTTCTCCCCGGAGCCGGTGGCATCGAGCTGGTTGTCGTTGTCGAGGTCCTCGGCGTCGAGCGCGCCATTGCCATTGCTGCAGCGGGCGCCGAGGTCGCCCCAGCGGTACACGGTCACCACGTTGGCCAGCTCCTGGCGGCACAGCGCGACGTCCGGGGTGAGCACGCCGTCCACCGCCAGCTGGTCCGGCCGGTCGCCGAGGATGCCGATGTCGTCCTGCGCGGCGTTGAAGACGCCGGTCGACTGCCGCTCGGTGTCGAGGCGGCCCAGCCCCACGAACTGCCGGCCGGTGAACACCGAGTCACCGGACTGGACCGCGAGGCTCTCCGGCGCCATCGCGACGGCGTCCTCGCTCACGGTGCCCAGGTCCACCACCAGCTGCAGGCCCGCGGAGTCGACCGAGCGGTCCCCCGCCCGGAACACCCAGAACTCGAGGAACTCGTTCTTGGACAGGTCGGTGCCGGTGGAGCTCAGGCTGGTGACCATCGAGCGCCAGCGCGGCGCGTTGAGCCGGGCGGGGAGGTTCCAGCGGGCGCGGTTCGTCAGGCGGCCGGCGGAGGTGTCCGGCTGCAGGGTCATGAACAGGACCGTCTCGAGCTGGTCCTGCTGGCCCACCACCTGGATCCGCGGGTCGATGTCGCGGGCCCGCAGCTGGACCACCTGCCCGCTGGAGGGATCCTGGACCAGGTTCTGCCAGGTCATCTGCGCCGCGTCCGTGGTGTCGAAGGCCGTCTTCCCCAGCACCACCTCCGCGCCGTCGGCGAACTGCGGCCGGCTGCCGAACTCCCACAGCGTCTCGCGCAGCGAGAGCTGCACCCCCGGGTCGCCCTCGAACTCCTCGAGGTAGGCCTGGCCGGAGCGGTTGGGGTCGGGACGGGTGAAGGCGAGCTCGGCGTTGAGGTCGAGCCGCGAGGGGGCGGTGGCCGGCGCGGAGGTGAGGCGGTCGAGGAAGCGGGTCACCGCGTCGGGCCGGAACCGGAGGTCGGTGCTGATGCCCCCGACCATGTGGGCCTGTGCCTCGAAGCCCAGCTGGGGCCGGTTGAAGGCGCTCTGCTCCACCTGGTAGAGGCCCAGCAGGTTGACGCCGCCGGTCTCGCCGAGGCTGTAGCGGGTGGAGAGGCCGTAGATCTGGGTGGGCGCCACGGCGAAGACCCCGCGCTCCTCGAAGCGGGCCTGGATGGTGGCGCCGCCGCCGCCGAAGAGGGCCTGGGGGTCGGTGAAGGTGACCTGGCCCAGGTCGTAGTTGATGCTGTAGTCGGTGCCCTTGTCGAGCTTGCGGCCGTTGAGGTACAGGGTCTCGCTGCCGTCACGGACCGAGAGGGCCCCCAGGTCGAGGGTGGAGCGGTCCCCGCTGGAGCTGGCGTTGTACCGCAGCCGGAAGACGAACTTGGCCGGCGGCCCCTCGCTGTAGAGCAGGTAGCCCGGCGTCTGGTACAGGGAATCGTTGCGCTCGGTCGGCAGCAGGCGCGTGGCGTCGGCGAAGGGCTGCGCCGACGGCAGGACGATGTACGACTCCTTGATCGTGAACGCCGCGCTGGGGTCCCGGCTGCGGGGAAAGAGCCGGTCCTGCAGGTTGAAGGCGGTGGGATCGTTGGGCGTGGCCAGGCCGAGCTCCGCCAGGTACGTCGCCGCGGCGCCCGGGCGCAGCGGCCGCTCCGACCGGTTGATGCTCAGGGTGACCTTGAGGGACGCCGGGTCGAGGTCGGCGCCGGCCACCCGGTAGACCTGCCGCATCTCGTGCCGGAAGGTGGGGCGGGTGGCGTCCACCCGCGGCTGCACGATCAGGCGCAGCGTATCGCGGGGCGGCTGCCCGGGGGGCACCGGCGTGTCGGCGGCCGGGAAGGTGCCGACCGGCCCCGCCCCGCTGGGATAGCTGACGGCCAGGTAGTCGTTCTGGTCCAGCCGGCTCGCCAGGGCAAACCAGAGGCCCGTCGGGTCCACGTAGTAGTCGAGGTCGCGCTGCAGCAGCTGCCACTGGGCGGTGACCTTCTGGGCGGTGTCGGCCCCGAGGGCCACGGCGTTGATGCCGCCGAGGTTGGGGTTCACCCCGCTGCGCGAGGGGGGGCGGTAGCGGTACACCCGTACGTCCCCCGTGACCGTCGCCGCCGGCGGCAGGCCGGTGGTGGCCAGCTGCAGGATGTCGAGCTGCGGGTAGCCCGGCAGCTGCGCGGGGTCCACCACCCAGAAGAAGCGGCTGCCCTCGAAGTCGAGGTCGCGGGCCTCGCGGTCCTGCGGCTGCACCACGGTGCTGCCCACGCTGTAGGTGCGCTC encodes:
- a CDS encoding type IV pilus twitching motility protein PilT; this encodes MTINLRALLEEMIEKDASDLHVTAGERAKLRIDGDITNAAAPDVLTPKDTLALAYSVLTENQKKRFETEDELDFSFGIQNLARFRGNVFKQRGCVAMVVRMIPFNVRTFQDLGLPPVMAKLSEKPRGLILVTGPTGSGKSTTLAAVLDKINKERKGHIITVEDPIEFIHRHQQCIINQREVGTDTKSFANALKYALREDPDVILVGELRDLETMAACLTIAETGHLALATLHTNSAAESINRMIDVFPSNQQQQVRAQLAFVLEGVVTQTLLQKAKGRGRAMACEIMVCTPAIRALIRDDKVHQIYSALQSGKKHGMQTMNDSLFQLYMSREVTLEECLRASGDPNELMRMCGETPLEEQEMGDVQKGPAKPAGRR
- the pilB gene encoding type IV-A pilus assembly ATPase PilB — its product is MATAAAGGNDRLGDILIREGLITRDQLGAALAEQKSSGHRLGYVLVKLGLIQELEITKVLARQYRMPAVDLTRFEVDPKMLKLIPSDFALKHVVLPLKREGRTLTVAMADPTQTGVLDDLKFITRYDLFPVIAGEYTLRNLIEKHYESSDEQMQTLLKEMESLGDSDVEVVEEKEDEAASQAQINDAPVVKLINGLLTDAVKRGASDIHIEPFEHEIRVRYRIDGALQEVMKPPVKMKAALTSRIKILSQLNIAERRVPQDGRLKLKMGNRVIDFRVSTLPCIYGEKIVMRILDKGNLTLDLSKFGFEKKAEDDLMRNILNPYGMVLVTGPTGSGKTTTLYSALSRVNTIETNIMTAEDPVEYNLMGINQVLVRNEIGLTFAAALKAFLRQDPNIIMIGEIRDLETGGIAIKAALTGHLVLSTLHTNDAPSTITRMIDMGIEAFNVASAVNLVVAQRLVRRICKDCKAPHTYTDEELKALGDNPAQYKDIPFMKGRGCDTCGGTGYKGRAGLYEVMALTPELRRLILRGGSVAEIRDQAVADGMLTLRMDGMKKVERGVTSLEEVIKETAG
- a CDS encoding helix-hairpin-helix domain-containing protein, with protein sequence MSPERRAVLLLLGLALLGQGVRVALGRPGVPPGQLLLQGGGPPGAPRAHRDSSLAHARPLAAGDRIDLDRAAAAEIARLPRVGPGLARAIVADRERRGPFGGLEGLDRVSGVGPGLLAAIAPHAAFSAAGRVAPVGGGDRTAVPVGAPPAPPAPAPGQAVVLDLNAATVAELEGLPFVGPYMAGQIVAFRDRHGPFPAVDSLVRVPGVGPATVARVRARLRVGGR
- a CDS encoding M28 family peptidase, with translation MRRLFLPVLFLAAACRDAAPPTREFNGEVAFTYLARQVGFGYRIPGTPAHAATAAWLDSLLRTRADTLVVQAWSHASGKGDTLPMVNFVARFNPAARERVLFLAHWDTRPMSDNPNYTGPRTPVPGANDGASGVAVLLGMADALQQQPPTVGVDLLFVDGEDYADFHAEPNDVLIGSRYYAAHQPPGPKPLYAVLLDLVADRDLRLLPEGQSVLGAPEVVDLVWTVAKEVGHGAVFVNAPGQGPTLIDDHVELQKAGIRAIDVVDFSYGPDNSYWHTPADSLDKVSPQSLQVVGDVAMALIRRH
- the sprA gene encoding cell surface protein SprA, which codes for MRLLACVALLLAVPVGLAAQGDTTFTAWLRFRSAPGLALRAPPVLRSPWDAGPRRPAAARAAWDSAVAADRDSLSAARVTAWRLRQLYGRRAVPGQDTTPARRGALGLDRRYADLNIEGNARLEVRSERLKNLRCTPAQYLDLNSGCRGSWKAPRLDTFLALRTGGLIGQRLHVDVDYDTERDFTARNNLQLYYQGLEDEIVRRVEVGTVVFRPPASRFLTAAIPANNFGVNATFDVGAFTFQGIAATQKGSVMAERTYSVGSTVVQPQDREARDLDFEGSRFFWVVDPAQLPGYPQLDILQLATTGLPPAATVTGDVRVYRYRPPSRSGVNPNLGGINAVALGADTAQKVTAQWQLLQRDLDYYVDPTGLWFALASRLDQNDYLAVSYPSGAGPVGTFPAADTPVPPGQPPRDTLRLIVQPRVDATRPTFRHEMRQVYRVAGADLDPASLKVTLSINRSERPLRPGAAATYLAELGLATPNDPTAFNLQDRLFPRSRDPSAAFTIKESYIVLPSAQPFADATRLLPTERNDSLYQTPGYLLYSEGPPAKFVFRLRYNASSSGDRSTLDLGALSVRDGSETLYLNGRKLDKGTDYSINYDLGQVTFTDPQALFGGGGATIQARFEERGVFAVAPTQIYGLSTRYSLGETGGVNLLGLYQVEQSAFNRPQLGFEAQAHMVGGISTDLRFRPDAVTRFLDRLTSAPATAPSRLDLNAELAFTRPDPNRSGQAYLEEFEGDPGVQLSLRETLWEFGSRPQFADGAEVVLGKTAFDTTDAAQMTWQNLVQDPSSGQVVQLRARDIDPRIQVVGQQDQLETVLFMTLQPDTSAGRLTNRARWNLPARLNAPRWRSMVTSLSSTGTDLSKNEFLEFWVFRAGDRSVDSAGLQLVVDLGTVSEDAVAMAPESLAVQSGDSVFTGRQFVGLGRLDTERQSTGVFNAAQDDIGILGDRPDQLAVDGVLTPDVALCRQELANVVTVYRWGDLGARCSNGNGALDAEDLDNDNQLDATGSGENVLRWVVDLQGSPYFVRTGAIAADSGQWELYRLPLRTEEYRLGAPNIRLIKHLRITAVAAPDQGGPDVRTFWALGRMRFLGSPWVRRSEKPVQSLAGATDAPGNGEVVSSTVSTENIELGYSSPPGVRGGLDKKGGGKGEFGSQVNERSLRVLAREILPGQRAEAYFRFPSGPQNLLRYRELRAWARGRGSGWDTRDFEVFIRAGSDSRNFYQFSANAATATWEPELRVRLDKWRELRAQIESRRLQGLPADSAARVACGGDTVSVAYVLCDGPYLAHIEDPAVNPPNLAEVQEIAAGIYRRAGNDPTDSAEVWVDDLRLTEPIARVGSALALDARLVASDVGDLSIGYVRQDGFFQQIGQDPSYRTTGTLQLATGLRVERFLPTSLGIVLPIQVNYARSSVAPELLTGTDIQGKDLARLRTPESWSLSYSFAVRRTQRGRHWLVRGLVDPLSVTGSFADARSTTELSQASNSTRNLQAAYLLQSGRRGPTLNLEGLVRRLPGFLRHTDGAAALARPRVNFAPGSIRLGSGLLRNQGDLLAYDVPVRRGLDSLVRPAVSLTHTWRNSAGLTWQPLGMLTLSGDLTSTRDLRRYSDSTSLGRVAGQARRDFFGMDVGVERDRQLGTSVLLAPRLTSWLRPRYQTASSFVLSRSLTSRNPIREDGDTAGAFILPQTLNKTRQREYGAAVEYGRLLGRLVGDSSAVARATRRLRPFDISDRLTRTGTFDLAAFDPDLGFQLALGGLDRFLRAQGESALGASEVRTTTFQSGAELPFGMSFQLGYARSRTNRFQRTTEGYLTSETFQREWPKGTFRLTRAIHGFPVALVGVGATFRQVRGSTTVPNPGALPYLSRQRSRTVTPDAQLTLTNGMVLSVTWASVAQRNLASGNRTRVDQDDITAGFSHAFALPGALSRTRRVIRSQLTGILSKSLSCLQLSGQLACRTVSDTRRQEFRATFDTDLGRIMTGGLQFSYSLNEARHLDRKFSQMAVAATFQLSLYAGDYR